In Lolium rigidum isolate FL_2022 chromosome 7, APGP_CSIRO_Lrig_0.1, whole genome shotgun sequence, the DNA window TAGGAGAGCGCTAGATCGAACTCTTAGCAAGAGCAATGTGCGACGGAGCGAACAACATGCGCTACTGCCCGGACTGCCGCCGCGTGGTCGCGGTGTTCAACCACCACGTCTCCGGCGACACCGTGTGCACCCAGTGCGCGCGCGTTCTCGACCAGCGCTACGTCGACGAGTCCTCCGAGTGGCGCTCCTTCCTCAACGACGTTGGGGGCATTGACGGCAGCGGCCACGTccacgccggcggcgccgccaacCGTTTACTCGCCGACGCCGTCCAACTCAACGCCACGACGACAGCTTACCCTTCCCCAGTAAGCAACGTGCAGTCTCCCGAAGCCAGCGACAGCGACGACACACACGGAGAAGAGGGCGCCTGCTCAGTACTACCGAGGATGCGCGGCGCGGTCGGTGCTGCAGGTCATCCACAAGGCGGCGCCATGCCGAAGATGCGCGGCGCGGTCGCTGCtgcagcagctcatccacgaggcGGCGCCATGCCCAAGATGCGCGGCGCGGCACCCGACAAGTCGCTCGCCGACGCGTTCCACTCCATCGACGACATGGCGGAGCGGCTGGGGCTCGCGGAGCCCATCAGGGAACGCGCCAGGGAAATGTACAGGAAGCTGGAGGAGGCCAAGGCGTTCCCCAAGGGCGGCAAGTGCAGGAACCGGCACGCGCTCTACGCGGCCTGCCTCCACGTCGCGTGCCGCGCCGCGGGCACCCCGCGGACGTTCAAGGAGCTGGCGTCGGTGACGGGCGACAGCGCGACGGCGGGGATCAAGGACATCGGGAGGCTCGTGAAGCACATCAAGGACCATCTCGGGGAGGAAGGCGGCGCGCAGGCTGCGGGGGAGATGATGATGAGCACCACCGTGCGGGCGGGCGACTACCTGCGCCGCTTCGGTTCGCTGCTCGGGATGGGCGACCAGGAGGTGAACGCGGCgctggaggcggcgcggaggCTGGAGAAGAACCTGGACGTGAGGCGCAACCCTGATTCCATCGCCGCCTCCGTCATCTACATGGCAATCCAGCGCGCCGGTGCCGACCAATCCATCCGTGACGTGTCGACGGCCACTGGGGTCAGCGAGGTGACCATCAGGGAAGTATACTACAAGGACCTGAGGCCACACGCCGAGCTGCTATTTGGCTAGCTAGTCAGATGTTGATTCTTAGCATACGAAGTAGGAGTAGATTAGACAGTTGTGCCAGAGCTGCTGGCCTTGGTCGTCCGTACAGACTTACAACAATGGAAGATGGCACATGCGGTGGGTTTGCAGTTAAGGTGTTAAGTGGGATTTCACCATTGTAGTAGTTTTATTTTATGATTCTAGTTTAATATTTTGGTTAAATTTTAAAGTAAAGATT includes these proteins:
- the LOC124672381 gene encoding transcription initiation factor IIB-like, with amino-acid sequence MCDGANNMRYCPDCRRVVAVFNHHVSGDTVCTQCARVLDQRYVDESSEWRSFLNDVGGIDGSGHVHAGGAANRLLADAVQLNATTTAYPSPVSNVQSPEASDSDDTHGEEGACSVLPRMRGAVGAAGHPQGGAMPKMRGAVAAAAAHPRGGAMPKMRGAAPDKSLADAFHSIDDMAERLGLAEPIRERAREMYRKLEEAKAFPKGGKCRNRHALYAACLHVACRAAGTPRTFKELASVTGDSATAGIKDIGRLVKHIKDHLGEEGGAQAAGEMMMSTTVRAGDYLRRFGSLLGMGDQEVNAALEAARRLEKNLDVRRNPDSIAASVIYMAIQRAGADQSIRDVSTATGVSEVTIREVYYKDLRPHAELLFG